The Paenibacillus swuensis genome contains the following window.
GATACCTCGGCACTTTTGCCATTCTGGTCAGCCCAATGTTTAAGACGATGAGCATCGAACGTGTTCGTCAGCACCAACGTGTCGAATTGAAAATCAAGGCCTTCCGAAGCGGCTTGGCGACTCATGTTCTGATTCATGGCGATCGCCTCCTGACGACTCATGCCGTATCTGCCGGAGAGCATATCATAGACATCATGAGGGACTTGCTTGGGCGCATCAGGATCCAGCTCAAAACTGCGGTAGATGACCTGGACAGCATCCCGATGCGCAAATTGTTCCAGCGCTTTTTCAAAGCGGCGTTTGCCAATATAACAGAACGGGCATGCAAAGTCGGACCAAATTTCTACTTTCATCTAACTCACCTCACTCCTTGATTATTCCGCCTCACCAACAACGGTAAAGCGTGCGTTTACGTGTTGCGGCTGCTCAATCTCGTCCAATACTGCAATCGCGTAATCCGCGTAACTAATATAACTTTGACCTTTACTGTTCAGGATGACATGATCTTTTCCTGTTTGGTAAGAACCCGTTCTTTTGCCTTCCGGATCAAAAAAACCAGCAGGACTGATATAAGTCCATGTAATTGAATCTGCAGCTTGCAGTTCTTCGAGTTGTTTCCCCGCATTGGATGCCGTTGGATATACGAAATCCGGGAATTCCGGCGTATCCATGAGTTTCTGTGTCTTCGCTTCATCCACGAACAGGCTCCCGGCGCCGCCGACTACGATTAGCTTGGTATCTGGAGCATTTTTAAGCGCTTGTACTAACGCTCTTCCGGATTCGACATAGAGATGTTCTTCGCCGTCCGGAGCTTTAAACGTGTTGATCACAACATCAAATGATTTCAGATCCGAAGCGGTAAGATTAAAAATATCTTTCTCCAGAACGTTCACGTTGGATTCCGCGATTTTGGAGGCGTTTCTTACAATGGCTGTCACTTCATGGCCTCTGTCCTTAGCTTCTTTCATTACCAGTTGTCCAACCTTGCCGCTTGCGCCGATAATGCCGATGTTCATATTGAATTCCTCCAGTTTGTTTTGAATTCTGTTTTGCTTTAACCATAGTCTTATATTATTATATTGGTATATAAAATGTAAGTAGTCACTATTTTATAACATAGTCACATAAATAGAACCATGCGTAAGGAGAGGGATGCACGTGGCAAAAACATCATTTGAGGGCGAAATTCCCCAAGAGCAAATCGAGGTCTGCCCGGTAACGGAAACGCAAAATGTCATTGCTGGTAAATGGAAGATCATTATTTTGTGGCATTTGAGACAGACCCGAAGATTCGGCGAACTTCAAAGATTGGTGCCCGGCATATCCAAAGGTATACTGACCAGTCAACTGAGAGAATTAGAAAAGGATCAGATTGTCCACCGGAAAGTGTATCAAGAGGTGCCTCCGAAAGTGGAGTACTCCTTAACCGAATCCGGAGAGAATTTTATTCCAATATTGGAGAGTATGGGCGAGTGGGGCAGGAAATATGCGATGGGCAAAAAGAAAGCGGACTAATCTATGTAGAGCTGAAAAAATAGCGATTTCACAGCATCAGGAGCGCTAAGGTCGGTCATCGACAGACGTTGCCCATTGGAACAACATTAGAAGAAGGCTGTCCTTCAAGGTTTGGTGACCTCTAGTGACAGCCCTTTTAATGAATATAGATTGATATTTACCTAGCCTTTTTTTCAAAAGCATCATCAGTCGGATTCGCTGTTTCCCTGCCTTGGGTTTGCACCCATTCGTAACTCGGAGTCATCATTTGTAGAATTCGGGCATCGCTGGTTTTAGCGGAAGCAGCGCCATTGGATGTTGAGGAACCGCTTA
Protein-coding sequences here:
- a CDS encoding DsbA family oxidoreductase, whose translation is MKVEIWSDFACPFCYIGKRRFEKALEQFAHRDAVQVIYRSFELDPDAPKQVPHDVYDMLSGRYGMSRQEAIAMNQNMSRQAASEGLDFQFDTLVLTNTFDAHRLKHWADQNGKSAEVSELLFRGYFTDSSNLSDHSTLADIAAEAGLDREKALTMLAGEQFADQVRGDEEEGSRLGIRGVPYYVIDRKHTLSGAQSDAMFLNALQQAWADQQTEQAVESSSDDACADGTCAVPGK
- a CDS encoding NAD(P)-dependent oxidoreductase, encoding MNIGIIGASGKVGQLVMKEAKDRGHEVTAIVRNASKIAESNVNVLEKDIFNLTASDLKSFDVVINTFKAPDGEEHLYVESGRALVQALKNAPDTKLIVVGGAGSLFVDEAKTQKLMDTPEFPDFVYPTASNAGKQLEELQAADSITWTYISPAGFFDPEGKRTGSYQTGKDHVILNSKGQSYISYADYAIAVLDEIEQPQHVNARFTVVGEAE
- a CDS encoding winged helix-turn-helix transcriptional regulator; translated protein: MAKTSFEGEIPQEQIEVCPVTETQNVIAGKWKIIILWHLRQTRRFGELQRLVPGISKGILTSQLRELEKDQIVHRKVYQEVPPKVEYSLTESGENFIPILESMGEWGRKYAMGKKKAD